Proteins from a single region of Runella sp. SP2:
- a CDS encoding RagB/SusD family nutrient uptake outer membrane protein, giving the protein MKKSIIFSIALSLGAFSCNTDEFLTVTPETALSSATFFKTESDFIQAVNAAYVPLRTIHNITSHLLSEQHSDNARYVRNVLFGATENQSNLADFNVPTANGITTNGNVLTVYRQNFLMIARANQVLALIDASTIPDATKKNVKGQALFLRALGYLDLARYFNRAPLQLTPVGNRSEAAAALATGDQLYAQIIKDATDAIGLLPAKSAQEAGRATSGSARALLANVYMIQKKWTDAETQLRAIVSSNEYSLMPNYGDAFSTSTGNKNTKESVFEVQYLEGSAGLNGNFLYNMVPYPIAANELVTITGTSNAQPLSGEGNNIPTPDLIEAYEAGDKRKEATIGMITLSGALHADKTFPYIKKYAKPHALHNNHGMNWPIYRYSEVLLFLAEALIEQNKLADATPFLNQVRTRAGLANTTATTQAALRDAVYQERRVELAFESKRLHDLVRTGRLETVIKAYGDRVKANKARYYFPAEGFVPADAFTNITPYYGLPAAEADLSPNF; this is encoded by the coding sequence ATGAAAAAATCCATCATATTTTCTATTGCGTTAAGCTTGGGTGCTTTTAGTTGCAACACCGACGAATTTCTTACCGTAACGCCCGAAACAGCCCTTAGTTCGGCCACTTTTTTCAAGACAGAGTCTGACTTTATTCAGGCTGTCAATGCCGCTTATGTTCCTTTGCGTACGATACACAATATCACATCTCACCTGCTATCAGAACAACATTCTGACAATGCGCGGTATGTGCGTAACGTACTCTTCGGAGCTACCGAAAACCAGTCGAACTTGGCAGACTTTAACGTACCGACGGCCAATGGTATTACTACCAATGGTAACGTGTTAACAGTCTATCGTCAAAACTTCTTGATGATTGCGCGGGCGAATCAGGTATTGGCCTTGATTGATGCCTCTACCATCCCAGATGCCACCAAAAAGAACGTAAAAGGACAGGCCCTGTTTCTAAGAGCATTGGGGTATTTGGATTTGGCGCGTTATTTCAACCGTGCACCTTTACAACTTACTCCAGTAGGCAACCGTTCGGAAGCAGCTGCCGCACTTGCTACTGGTGATCAGTTGTATGCTCAAATCATCAAAGATGCCACAGACGCCATTGGTTTACTTCCCGCTAAATCGGCCCAGGAAGCAGGCCGCGCTACATCGGGTTCGGCTCGTGCGTTGTTAGCAAACGTCTATATGATTCAGAAAAAGTGGACAGATGCTGAAACCCAACTTCGTGCCATTGTTTCGAGCAATGAATACAGTTTGATGCCTAACTATGGTGATGCTTTCTCAACCAGTACGGGTAACAAAAACACCAAAGAATCAGTTTTTGAAGTACAGTATTTGGAAGGTTCGGCTGGGCTTAATGGTAACTTTTTGTACAACATGGTTCCTTACCCAATCGCCGCCAACGAACTCGTTACCATTACAGGTACAAGTAATGCGCAACCATTATCAGGAGAAGGCAATAATATTCCAACCCCCGATTTGATTGAAGCTTACGAAGCGGGTGATAAGCGTAAAGAGGCTACCATCGGGATGATTACGTTGAGTGGAGCATTACATGCGGATAAGACTTTCCCGTACATTAAAAAATACGCGAAACCTCACGCATTGCACAACAATCACGGCATGAACTGGCCAATTTACCGCTATTCTGAAGTGTTATTGTTCTTGGCGGAAGCGTTGATTGAGCAAAATAAACTTGCCGATGCAACTCCTTTCCTCAATCAAGTTCGTACACGTGCAGGTTTGGCCAATACCACAGCTACTACCCAAGCAGCCCTCCGCGATGCCGTTTATCAAGAGCGCCGTGTGGAGTTGGCATTTGAGTCGAAGCGTTTGCACGATTTGGTTCGCACAGGTCGTTTGGAAACTGTCATTAAAGCATACGGCGACCGAGTGAAGGCAAATAAAGCACGTTACTATTTCCCTGCGGAAGGTTTCGTACCAGCCGATGCTTTCACCAACATAACCCCTTACTATGGGCTTCCTGCTGCGGAAGCTGACTTGAGTCCTAATTTCTAG
- a CDS encoding c-type cytochrome, which produces MFTKHRSIRAFLVASALFTLAASFTILNKTEPAVNGRDNPKVEKLRLQPGFKAEHLYSPSDNKEGSWVSMTFDDKGRMIVSDQYGGLFRLKIPAIGSGSTAPTVEKLTIPKAMTTDTVGMGYAQGLLYAFNSLYVMINNRSNAKFSRGSGLYRLFDTDGDEQFDKVTTIKEFKGEGEHGPHSIILSPDKQSIYIVAGNFTQPPAMDKYRLPAVWQDDNLLPMIKDPRGHDAEPKVPAGWIANIDPDGKKWEMIASGFRNPYDIAFNEVGDLFTYDSDMEWDFGLPWYRPTRIAHVTSGLEFGWRTGTAKWSATWPDNLPAIVNIGQGSPTNLIHLKDAKFPAKYKKTLLAFDWSFGIMHAIHLKPSGSTYAGEREEFLSGIPLPLTDGAIGPDGALYFLTGGRRLESDLYRVYYEGSESTAPVAATPINKDNELRRSLERFHATVNPSAVATAWPYLKHPDRHIRYAARVAIENQPVAEWQDRALSEKDPISLINASIALARLGKADQKNAILKGLTGINFKGLTESQQVDILRAVELVLLRMGNPDAATTALVNKYFNPFYPSTNADINRGLSKVLVTLDAPGVVAKTLALLEAKEQPTNLTAGGETATASAELIMRNPQYGLDIADMLKSMPPAQQTFYATMLSVAKNGWTPELHEKYFKWFNKAFSYKGGRSYVGFIDRARKLALKNVPEGKTAYYDKLSGAELLSKNGNDIAKVTYPKGPGRQWKLDNATAAVDGKLTGRNFENGKNMYEAITCNRCHSMRGEGGSIGPDLTQLGTRFSTKDMLEAIIEPNKSVSDQYAATHFTLKNGESIVGRLTNEDANAFYVSQNPYEPEKTVKLLKKNVASHKYSPVSIMYGNLINSLNEEELKDLMAYLMAGGNEKNAVFATKSGDAQKGDK; this is translated from the coding sequence ATGTTCACTAAACACCGCTCTATCCGCGCATTTCTAGTGGCTTCCGCCCTGTTTACACTAGCGGCGTCTTTTACAATCCTCAACAAAACGGAGCCCGCTGTCAACGGCCGCGACAACCCGAAGGTAGAGAAGCTTCGTCTTCAGCCTGGTTTTAAAGCAGAGCATTTGTACAGCCCTTCGGACAATAAAGAGGGTTCTTGGGTATCCATGACTTTTGATGACAAAGGTCGAATGATTGTTTCTGACCAGTATGGCGGCTTATTTCGCTTGAAAATCCCTGCCATTGGCTCAGGAAGCACCGCCCCAACGGTGGAGAAACTCACTATCCCTAAAGCGATGACGACTGATACCGTCGGGATGGGATATGCTCAAGGACTGTTGTATGCTTTCAATAGCTTGTACGTCATGATTAACAACCGTAGCAATGCCAAATTCTCCAGAGGTAGTGGCTTGTATCGTTTGTTTGACACCGATGGTGATGAGCAGTTTGATAAGGTAACGACGATAAAAGAATTTAAAGGTGAAGGTGAACACGGGCCTCACAGTATCATTTTATCACCCGACAAACAATCTATTTATATCGTTGCAGGTAACTTTACCCAACCTCCTGCCATGGATAAATACCGTTTACCCGCCGTATGGCAGGATGACAACTTGTTGCCGATGATTAAAGATCCCCGTGGCCACGATGCCGAACCTAAAGTGCCCGCAGGATGGATAGCCAACATTGACCCAGATGGAAAAAAATGGGAAATGATTGCATCAGGCTTCCGTAACCCCTATGATATTGCCTTTAATGAAGTGGGTGATTTGTTTACATACGATTCGGATATGGAATGGGATTTTGGGCTCCCTTGGTACCGCCCTACACGTATTGCACACGTTACAAGTGGATTGGAATTTGGATGGAGAACTGGAACCGCAAAATGGTCAGCGACTTGGCCCGACAACCTTCCCGCCATTGTAAACATCGGTCAAGGTTCTCCAACCAACCTTATTCACTTGAAAGATGCTAAGTTTCCTGCCAAATACAAAAAAACATTGTTGGCTTTTGACTGGAGCTTTGGGATTATGCACGCTATTCACCTTAAGCCATCAGGCTCAACGTATGCAGGTGAACGCGAAGAGTTTTTGTCGGGGATTCCGCTTCCTTTGACCGACGGTGCGATTGGTCCAGATGGTGCCTTGTACTTCCTTACTGGTGGTCGCCGTCTTGAGTCAGATTTATACCGTGTATATTATGAGGGCAGCGAAAGTACAGCCCCTGTAGCCGCTACACCGATTAATAAAGACAATGAATTGAGAAGAAGTTTGGAACGCTTCCATGCAACTGTCAACCCTAGCGCTGTTGCAACTGCTTGGCCTTACTTGAAACACCCTGATCGTCATATTCGCTATGCGGCCCGCGTTGCGATTGAAAATCAGCCCGTAGCCGAGTGGCAAGACCGCGCTCTTAGCGAGAAAGATCCGATTTCGCTTATCAATGCTTCTATTGCCTTGGCAAGACTTGGTAAAGCCGACCAAAAAAATGCAATTCTCAAAGGTCTTACGGGAATCAACTTCAAAGGCTTGACCGAGTCTCAACAAGTTGATATTTTACGGGCTGTAGAACTTGTTTTACTTCGTATGGGCAATCCTGATGCCGCTACCACAGCATTGGTTAACAAGTATTTTAATCCGTTCTACCCTTCAACCAACGCTGATATTAACCGTGGACTTAGCAAAGTGCTCGTCACGCTAGATGCGCCTGGTGTAGTGGCAAAAACACTCGCATTACTTGAAGCAAAAGAACAACCAACCAACCTTACCGCTGGTGGTGAAACGGCGACAGCATCGGCTGAGTTGATCATGCGTAACCCCCAATACGGCTTAGACATTGCCGACATGTTGAAGAGCATGCCCCCTGCACAACAGACTTTCTATGCAACGATGTTGAGCGTAGCTAAAAACGGTTGGACGCCTGAGCTTCACGAGAAGTATTTCAAGTGGTTCAACAAGGCGTTTAGCTATAAAGGTGGTCGTAGCTACGTTGGTTTTATTGACCGTGCGCGTAAACTAGCCTTGAAAAACGTACCAGAAGGTAAAACGGCCTACTACGACAAGCTTTCGGGTGCTGAGTTATTGAGTAAAAATGGAAATGATATTGCAAAAGTAACTTATCCGAAAGGCCCAGGTCGCCAGTGGAAACTTGATAATGCCACAGCCGCCGTAGATGGTAAATTGACAGGCCGTAACTTTGAAAACGGTAAAAACATGTACGAAGCCATCACTTGTAACCGTTGCCACAGTATGCGTGGAGAAGGTGGAAGTATCGGACCAGACTTGACACAATTGGGTACGCGTTTCTCTACCAAAGACATGTTAGAGGCAATTATTGAACCTAATAAGAGCGTGTCAGACCAATACGCAGCAACGCACTTTACGCTCAAAAATGGCGAGTCTATCGTGGGTCGTTTGACCAACGAAGATGCTAATGCGTTCTACGTGTCACAAAACCCGTATGAGCCCGAAAAAACGGTAAAGTTGCTCAAGAAAAACGTTGCTTCACACAAGTACTCTCCTGTTTCTATCATGTATGGCAATTTGATTAATAGCCTAAATGAAGAAGAATTGAAGGACTTGATGGCCTACTTGATGGCAGGTGGAAACGAGAAAAATGCCGTTTTTGCGACTAAATCTGGTGACGCTCAGAAAGGCGACAAGTAA
- a CDS encoding TlpA disulfide reductase family protein, translated as MKSFLFAVLLLVPIFLWAQSNYRIEGELKNVDAKAKIYVVYGVGAVGHTDSAQIHNGKFVVTGTINRPYYGWISTGKASIRLYIEPGTTTVVSADSIENAVVISPMNIDHQRLKIALKSTEDQWKQIVKEYQSASSEQKAQQAFTNAFVKQQDLLNDKIWQIKAKFIKENTTSMLSLSLLEEYSNFTYSDISELEPMYTALSEEIKSSKLGKDYAKLLTLIKTVSVGAVAPDFTQPDTSGKSVTLSSFRGKYVLVDFWASWCGPCRAENPNLVKNYHQYKDKNFTILGVSLDRPNGREAWLNAIHKDRLEWTHVSELKVWQSDIVKQYNIQVVPQNFLINPEGKIIAKNLQGENLNKKLAEIFSK; from the coding sequence ATGAAATCTTTTCTATTTGCCGTACTTCTCTTAGTTCCCATTTTCCTTTGGGCTCAAAGTAATTATCGAATCGAAGGAGAATTAAAGAATGTGGATGCCAAAGCCAAAATTTATGTAGTTTACGGAGTCGGGGCTGTTGGGCATACGGATTCCGCGCAGATTCATAATGGGAAATTTGTTGTTACTGGAACCATAAATCGACCCTACTATGGATGGATTTCGACTGGGAAAGCTTCTATTAGGCTTTACATTGAACCAGGCACTACTACGGTGGTTAGTGCTGACTCCATTGAAAACGCAGTTGTGATTTCACCCATGAACATTGACCATCAAAGACTTAAAATAGCACTTAAATCCACCGAAGACCAGTGGAAACAAATAGTAAAAGAATATCAATCAGCTTCCTCCGAACAAAAAGCTCAGCAAGCGTTTACTAATGCGTTTGTGAAACAGCAGGATTTGCTCAACGACAAAATTTGGCAAATTAAAGCCAAGTTTATAAAGGAAAATACCACTTCGATGCTTAGCCTGAGTCTTTTGGAAGAATATTCAAATTTCACCTATAGCGATATTTCTGAATTAGAGCCGATGTACACCGCCTTGTCAGAGGAAATAAAAAGCAGTAAACTAGGAAAGGATTACGCAAAATTATTAACCCTCATTAAAACGGTTTCGGTAGGAGCAGTTGCTCCTGATTTTACTCAGCCAGATACTTCAGGGAAATCGGTGACTTTAAGCAGTTTTCGAGGAAAATATGTATTGGTTGATTTTTGGGCAAGTTGGTGTGGCCCTTGTCGAGCGGAAAATCCAAACCTTGTTAAAAATTATCATCAATACAAAGACAAAAACTTTACCATTTTAGGAGTATCGTTGGATAGACCCAATGGGAGAGAAGCTTGGTTGAATGCAATACACAAAGATCGTCTTGAATGGACGCATGTTTCGGAGTTAAAAGTATGGCAATCAGACATAGTCAAACAATACAATATTCAGGTTGTTCCTCAAAATTTCTTGATTAATCCTGAGGGCAAAATCATTGCAAAAAACTTACAAGGTGAGAACTTGAATAAAAAACTCGCTGAAATTTTCAGTAAATAA
- a CDS encoding pyridoxamine 5'-phosphate oxidase family protein, which translates to MGKFYPKIEEAHRAFVDKQHLFFVATAPSSTEGHVNLSPKGVDSFRILSDTEVGYMDLIGSGNETSAHTLENGRITFMFCSFDKTPNILRFYGRGKVVLPNTPEWEKYAPQFTTYPSTRQLIIAEINLVQTSCGFGIPLFDYVGERSIHFDWAEKKGEEGLRDYVGEKNLISLDGLPTHWEQELGK; encoded by the coding sequence GTGGGAAAGTTTTATCCAAAAATCGAAGAAGCGCATCGGGCGTTTGTCGATAAGCAGCACCTATTTTTTGTCGCTACGGCGCCGAGTAGTACAGAAGGTCATGTCAACCTTTCACCAAAGGGAGTGGACAGTTTTCGAATCCTCTCCGATACGGAAGTGGGATACATGGACTTGATAGGAAGTGGAAACGAAACCTCGGCGCATACCCTTGAAAATGGGCGAATTACGTTCATGTTTTGTTCGTTTGATAAAACTCCCAATATTTTGCGCTTCTACGGTCGCGGAAAAGTCGTTTTACCCAATACGCCAGAGTGGGAAAAGTACGCCCCTCAGTTTACGACCTATCCAAGTACGCGCCAGCTCATCATTGCCGAAATCAACCTTGTTCAGACCTCTTGCGGGTTTGGTATCCCGTTGTTTGACTACGTGGGCGAGCGTTCGATTCACTTTGATTGGGCTGAGAAAAAAGGCGAAGAAGGATTACGTGACTACGTTGGAGAAAAGAACCTGATTAGCCTCGACGGCCTTCCCACCCATTGGGAACAGGAGTTGGGGAAATAG
- a CDS encoding CocE/NonD family hydrolase, which yields MRKLNYLLLVTLLVSLGTRAQDEILKKLEAIAVIDQKVMMPMRDGVRLATDIYRPKGDKPVPIIFSRTPYNFNSWGNGEMRTGTYQAAYEAVRRGYAYVVQNERGRFFSEGTWDILGTPLTDGYDAFEWMSKQPWSNGKIGTLGCSSTAEWQMAVASLNHPAHAAMIPQGFGAGVGKVGEFWEQGNWYRGGAQQMLFTAWLYGTQNDAIRPEFPKNATQEQLVRVSRYFDLATEMPPVDWSKALRHLPVSDIIKNVNGQQGVYENMIRRKPNDPEWFKGGLYHDNMPFTKPSYWFVSWYDVSSSPNLALFNHVRKNAKTKEIADNQFLVIAPTLHCAYKRASENTIVGERSVGDARLDYDSMTYGWFDLHLKGEANGFAEKTPRVKYYTMGSNKWQSSDTWPPASAEMTTYYLNSGGRANSLHGDGKLTTQPLTKDDKMDSFTYDPAYPVPSYGGNVCCTGNAVQGGSFDQHQMESRNDILVYTTEPFKDGVEVTGSIETTLYVSSDAKDTDFTVKILDVYPDGKAYNLDETILRARYREGFDKEVMMEKGKVYKLTLSPMSTSNYFAPGHSIRIEVSSSNFPRFERNLNTGGNNYDEKQGVVAHNQIHHSTLYPSQIRLPIVKK from the coding sequence ATGAGAAAACTCAATTATCTTCTCCTTGTCACACTTCTTGTTTCGCTTGGCACCAGAGCGCAGGATGAAATCCTAAAAAAACTCGAAGCCATTGCGGTCATCGACCAAAAAGTGATGATGCCCATGCGCGATGGCGTGCGCTTGGCAACCGACATTTATCGACCTAAAGGCGATAAGCCCGTTCCCATTATTTTTTCACGAACACCGTACAATTTTAACTCGTGGGGGAACGGTGAAATGCGTACAGGAACCTACCAAGCGGCCTACGAAGCCGTTCGGAGAGGATATGCGTATGTGGTTCAAAATGAGCGCGGTCGTTTCTTCTCAGAAGGTACGTGGGACATTTTAGGCACACCGCTAACGGATGGCTACGATGCCTTTGAATGGATGTCGAAACAACCGTGGAGTAATGGTAAAATCGGGACGTTGGGTTGTTCGTCTACGGCAGAATGGCAAATGGCGGTGGCCTCGCTCAACCACCCTGCTCATGCTGCCATGATTCCCCAAGGATTTGGCGCGGGAGTGGGCAAAGTAGGAGAATTTTGGGAGCAAGGCAACTGGTACCGTGGGGGAGCACAACAAATGTTGTTTACAGCTTGGTTGTACGGCACTCAAAACGACGCTATTCGCCCCGAGTTTCCTAAGAATGCCACCCAAGAGCAGTTGGTGCGCGTATCACGCTATTTTGATTTAGCGACCGAAATGCCTCCCGTCGATTGGTCGAAAGCCCTGCGTCACTTGCCCGTTTCGGACATTATCAAAAACGTGAATGGACAACAAGGGGTATATGAAAACATGATTCGCCGTAAACCGAATGACCCTGAGTGGTTTAAGGGTGGGTTGTATCACGATAATATGCCGTTCACTAAGCCAAGTTACTGGTTTGTTTCGTGGTACGATGTGTCGTCGAGTCCAAATCTGGCGTTGTTTAACCACGTTCGTAAAAATGCCAAAACCAAAGAAATTGCGGATAATCAGTTTTTAGTCATTGCGCCTACGCTCCACTGTGCCTACAAACGAGCATCTGAAAACACCATCGTGGGCGAACGCAGCGTAGGCGATGCCCGCTTGGACTACGACAGCATGACCTACGGTTGGTTTGACCTTCATTTGAAAGGAGAAGCCAATGGTTTTGCCGAAAAAACGCCCCGCGTTAAGTACTACACCATGGGTTCAAATAAATGGCAATCGTCGGATACTTGGCCGCCTGCTAGTGCCGAAATGACGACCTATTATTTGAACAGCGGTGGCCGCGCCAATAGCTTGCACGGAGACGGAAAATTGACAACGCAGCCTTTGACGAAAGACGATAAAATGGACTCATTCACCTACGACCCAGCGTATCCAGTGCCTTCGTACGGGGGCAATGTGTGTTGTACGGGCAATGCCGTTCAGGGTGGTTCGTTTGACCAACACCAAATGGAATCACGCAATGATATTTTGGTTTATACCACCGAACCGTTCAAAGATGGGGTAGAGGTGACAGGTTCCATCGAAACGACGTTGTACGTATCTTCGGATGCCAAGGATACCGATTTTACGGTGAAAATCTTGGATGTATATCCTGATGGCAAGGCGTATAATTTGGACGAAACCATTTTGCGCGCTCGTTACCGTGAAGGTTTTGACAAAGAAGTGATGATGGAAAAAGGTAAAGTTTACAAACTTACCCTCAGCCCGATGTCCACTTCCAACTATTTCGCCCCAGGCCACAGCATTCGGATTGAGGTTTCGAGCAGTAATTTTCCTCGTTTTGAACGAAATTTGAACACAGGTGGTAATAACTATGATGAGAAACAAGGCGTGGTGGCACATAACCAAATTCACCATTCTACGCTTTACCCGTCACAAATCCGTTTGCCAATCGTAAAAAAATAA
- a CDS encoding Rpn family recombination-promoting nuclease/putative transposase has product MEIANDNGRFISILSDYGFKATFGNESDTTFLKKALQALIDSPFPIREVTFIKNELTAITVDSRSGIYDIACIDENDNHFIVEMQLSEYPEFIQRMKFYALHRFNTLVKKGEYRFENLPKIYCIGILAKTIFLEIADYHNIAILRNAQNETIDDQLTFVTVELDKFLKRVKEVESDLDKLIYTMKNLHTITEASQFPKFWNEEWLKRAILEVDLRNMTPEQKLAYEMTLSANALAVKNENKKIDAVKESFVVSLIEQTDFDDEKIADLSSTSIEFVTRVRKKTLSR; this is encoded by the coding sequence ATGGAAATAGCAAATGACAACGGCAGATTCATCTCAATACTCTCAGATTACGGTTTTAAGGCTACTTTTGGCAATGAAAGTGATACTACTTTTCTTAAGAAAGCGCTTCAAGCCTTGATTGACTCCCCTTTTCCAATAAGAGAAGTTACTTTTATCAAAAATGAACTTACTGCTATTACAGTTGATAGCCGAAGTGGTATTTATGACATCGCTTGTATTGATGAAAATGATAATCATTTCATTGTTGAAATGCAGCTGAGTGAATATCCTGAATTTATTCAACGCATGAAATTTTATGCTTTGCATCGTTTCAACACCTTGGTAAAAAAAGGAGAATATCGCTTTGAAAATTTGCCTAAAATTTATTGTATCGGAATTTTAGCAAAGACCATATTTTTGGAAATAGCTGATTACCATAATATTGCAATACTTCGCAACGCCCAAAATGAAACTATTGACGACCAGTTAACGTTTGTTACGGTAGAATTGGATAAATTTTTGAAACGAGTGAAGGAAGTTGAAAGTGATTTAGATAAACTGATTTACACGATGAAAAACTTACATACAATTACCGAAGCATCACAGTTTCCTAAGTTTTGGAACGAGGAATGGCTAAAAAGAGCTATTTTAGAGGTTGATTTACGAAATATGACTCCAGAGCAAAAATTAGCTTATGAAATGACACTTTCAGCTAATGCGTTGGCGGTGAAAAATGAGAATAAGAAAATTGATGCAGTTAAAGAGTCATTCGTTGTAAGTTTAATTGAACAAACTGATTTTGATGATGAAAAGATAGCAGATTTGTCTAGCACATCAATTGAGTTTGTAACGAGAGTGAGAAAAAAAACTCTCAGCCGATAA